One genomic region from Streptomyces sp. NBC_00582 encodes:
- a CDS encoding ABC transporter substrate-binding protein: protein MNSTIRRSRRAALAVALGSVLALTATACGDDGSGSAGDKGGEGSGKGEITFWDNNGGVRTDIWKEIIADFEKANPDIKVKYVGVPADSVQSKYDTAIQGGGLPDVGGVGTAMLAEVAAQGALEPLDDRLAKSDLKDQLNVKFLDSVKAAGVDGKTYSVPTSANNGTLWYRTDLFEKAGLEAPTTWTKFYTAADKLTNKGKNAFGYTIRGGAGSIAQALDATYGQSGITEFWSGDKTTVNDPKNVAALEKYVGLYKKDTPAADVNNDFTKMVAQWDSGTIGMLSHNLGSYADHQKALAGKFKGIPAPTQDDGTRVQVSNPVDGLGLFKSSKNKTAAWKFIEFAAGHEANSKWNETAGQVPANLEAAQDSWVQSSEPTKLAAEALSGDGTKIVQLPYYLPDWNTISKADNEPNFQKVLLGKLSAKEFLDTLAEQLNAAQADWKKNHG from the coding sequence ATGAACAGCACCATCCGCAGAAGCAGGCGCGCCGCACTGGCCGTCGCTCTGGGCTCCGTGCTCGCGCTGACCGCCACCGCCTGCGGTGACGACGGCAGCGGCAGCGCGGGGGACAAGGGAGGCGAGGGCTCGGGCAAGGGCGAGATCACCTTCTGGGACAACAACGGCGGTGTCCGCACCGACATCTGGAAGGAGATCATCGCCGACTTCGAGAAGGCGAACCCGGACATCAAGGTGAAGTACGTCGGTGTCCCCGCCGACAGCGTCCAGTCCAAGTACGACACCGCCATCCAGGGCGGCGGTCTGCCCGACGTCGGCGGCGTCGGCACCGCGATGCTCGCCGAGGTCGCGGCACAGGGCGCCCTGGAGCCGCTGGACGACCGTCTCGCCAAGAGCGACCTGAAGGACCAGCTCAACGTCAAGTTCCTGGACAGCGTCAAGGCGGCCGGTGTCGACGGCAAGACGTACAGCGTGCCGACCTCCGCCAACAACGGCACCCTGTGGTACCGGACCGACCTGTTCGAGAAGGCGGGCCTGGAGGCGCCGACGACCTGGACGAAGTTCTACACGGCCGCCGACAAGCTCACGAACAAGGGCAAGAACGCGTTCGGGTACACCATCCGGGGCGGCGCGGGGTCCATCGCCCAGGCCCTGGACGCCACGTACGGCCAGAGCGGCATCACCGAGTTCTGGAGCGGCGACAAGACCACGGTCAACGACCCGAAGAACGTGGCCGCGCTGGAGAAGTACGTCGGCCTGTACAAGAAGGACACCCCGGCCGCCGACGTCAACAACGACTTCACCAAGATGGTCGCCCAGTGGGACAGCGGCACCATCGGCATGCTGAGCCACAACCTCGGCTCCTACGCCGACCACCAGAAGGCCCTCGCCGGCAAGTTCAAGGGCATCCCCGCGCCGACGCAGGACGACGGCACGCGCGTGCAGGTGTCCAACCCGGTCGACGGGCTCGGGCTGTTCAAGTCCAGCAAGAACAAGACCGCCGCCTGGAAGTTCATCGAGTTCGCCGCCGGTCATGAGGCGAACAGCAAGTGGAACGAGACGGCGGGACAGGTCCCGGCGAACCTGGAGGCGGCGCAGGACAGCTGGGTGCAGTCGTCGGAGCCGACGAAGCTGGCCGCCGAGGCGCTGTCGGGGGACGGGACGAAGATCGTGCAGCTGCCGTACTACCTGCCCGACTGGAACACCATCTCCAAGGCCGACAACGAGCCGAACTTCCAGAAGGTGCTGCTCGGGAAGCTGAGCGCGAAGGAGTTCCTGGACACGTTGGCGGAGCAGCTGAACGCCGCGCAGGCCGACTGGAAGAAGAACCACGGATAA
- a CDS encoding glycoside hydrolase family 43 protein — MTDDVYTNPVLNADWSDPDVVRVGDDFYLTASSFGRAPGLPLLHSRDLVHWTLVGHALERLEPASEFTAPRHDCGVWAPSIRHHDDRFWIFWGDPDQGVFQVNAPEIRGPWSRPHLVKAGKGLIDPCPLWDEESGEAYLVHAWAKSRSGVKNRLTGHRMHPDGTSLLDEGKLIVDGDRIPGWFTLEGPKLYRHDGWFWILAPAGGVETGWQGALRARDFFGPYEEKVVLEQKDTEVNGPHQGGWVRTPSGEDWFLHFQQRGAYGRVVHLQPMRWGTDGWPVLGDEGAPVAVHRKPDLPAQPPAAPATDDDFPGGRFGRQWQWTANPQDGWATQHAGDGLRLSCVRTADAHDLRKLPSVLTQRLPGVPSAVEVELTLHGQEPGARAGLAVLGDAFAWIGLERAGDGAVHLVHRFAEAVAERERDAAHPLLAPDGRARLRIEIGAGARCRFAHDIGEGPRPSGPVFAATPWRWVGALLGLFALAPSGPGHAGAASFTEFRISPL; from the coding sequence GTGACCGACGACGTGTACACCAACCCGGTCCTGAACGCCGACTGGTCCGACCCGGACGTCGTACGCGTCGGCGACGACTTCTATCTCACCGCCTCCAGCTTCGGCCGCGCCCCCGGACTGCCGCTGCTGCACTCCCGGGACCTCGTCCACTGGACGCTGGTCGGCCACGCCCTCGAACGCCTCGAACCCGCCTCGGAGTTCACCGCGCCCCGGCACGACTGCGGGGTGTGGGCCCCCTCGATCCGCCACCACGACGACCGCTTCTGGATCTTCTGGGGCGACCCCGACCAGGGTGTCTTCCAGGTCAACGCCCCTGAGATCAGAGGCCCTTGGAGCCGCCCGCACCTGGTGAAGGCGGGCAAGGGGCTCATCGACCCTTGTCCCCTGTGGGACGAGGAGAGCGGCGAGGCGTATCTCGTGCACGCCTGGGCGAAGTCCCGCTCGGGCGTCAAGAACCGGCTCACCGGCCACCGGATGCACCCCGACGGCACCTCCCTCCTCGACGAGGGCAAGCTGATCGTCGACGGTGACCGCATCCCCGGCTGGTTCACCCTCGAAGGGCCCAAGCTGTACCGGCACGACGGCTGGTTCTGGATCCTGGCGCCCGCCGGGGGAGTGGAGACCGGCTGGCAGGGCGCCCTCCGCGCGCGGGACTTCTTCGGCCCCTACGAGGAGAAGGTCGTCCTGGAGCAGAAGGACACCGAGGTCAACGGCCCCCACCAGGGCGGCTGGGTGCGCACCCCGTCCGGCGAGGACTGGTTTCTGCACTTCCAGCAGCGCGGCGCCTACGGCCGGGTCGTCCACCTCCAGCCGATGCGCTGGGGCACGGACGGCTGGCCGGTGCTCGGTGACGAGGGCGCCCCCGTCGCCGTACACCGAAAGCCGGACCTGCCGGCGCAGCCGCCCGCCGCGCCCGCCACCGACGACGACTTCCCCGGTGGACGCTTCGGCCGCCAGTGGCAGTGGACAGCCAACCCGCAGGACGGCTGGGCCACCCAGCACGCCGGCGACGGCCTGCGTCTGTCCTGCGTCCGTACGGCGGACGCCCACGATCTGCGCAAGCTGCCGAGCGTCCTCACCCAACGGCTGCCGGGCGTCCCGTCGGCCGTCGAGGTGGAGCTGACCCTGCACGGCCAGGAGCCCGGCGCCCGCGCCGGACTCGCGGTCCTCGGCGACGCGTTCGCCTGGATCGGGCTGGAGCGCGCGGGCGACGGAGCCGTGCACCTCGTCCACCGGTTCGCCGAGGCCGTCGCCGAGCGGGAGCGCGACGCCGCCCACCCGCTCCTCGCCCCCGACGGCCGGGCCCGGCTGCGGATCGAGATCGGCGCGGGCGCCCGCTGCCGGTTCGCCCACGACATCGGCGAGGGCCCGCGCCCCTCCGGCCCCGTGTTCGCCGCCACCCCCTGGCGCTGGGTCGGCGCCCTGCTCGGTCTCTTCGCGCTCGCCCCCTCGGGACCGGGGCACGCCGGAGCGGCCTCGTTCACGGAGTTCCGGATCAGCCCGCTCTGA
- a CDS encoding pectate lyase family protein, translating to MRLRQIAFVGVLVGAFCLPAHAEARDIGRDTLAPDDGWAAYGTGTTGGAAADDAHVYTVTDRAELVRALDSGSDTPKIIKIAGTIDANTDDDGDRLDCADYATDGYTTRRYLTAYDPRTWGSAKPAGAQEEARQASAARQAERIVLTVGSNTTIVGLGRGAVLEGASLQVRNADNVILRNLDLRDAYDCFPVWQPNTGGLGDWKTAYDTIWLTGATHVWVDHITASDRGHPDEDEPTYFARNYLRHDGLLDITNGSDLVTVSWSRFADHDKAMLIGNSDSATGDRGRLRVTLHHNQFESVVQRAPRVRFGQVHLYDNRYVVPEGSEYRYSLGVSTESAIHAENNAFHTPGHIEVADLVKSWNGTALHQSGTLFNGWPVDLLAIHNAYNSGSERDLTEDVGWAPTLHGKIDSAAVADREVAHGAGAGRIP from the coding sequence ATGAGACTCCGTCAGATCGCCTTCGTGGGGGTCCTGGTGGGCGCCTTCTGCCTCCCGGCCCATGCCGAGGCCCGGGACATCGGCCGCGACACCCTCGCCCCCGACGACGGCTGGGCGGCGTACGGCACCGGCACCACCGGAGGCGCGGCCGCCGACGACGCCCATGTGTACACCGTCACCGACCGCGCCGAACTCGTCCGCGCCCTCGACAGCGGCAGCGACACCCCGAAGATCATCAAGATCGCCGGGACGATCGACGCCAACACCGACGACGACGGCGACCGTCTGGACTGCGCCGACTACGCCACCGACGGCTACACGACCCGGAGGTACCTGACCGCCTACGACCCCCGCACCTGGGGCTCCGCCAAACCGGCCGGCGCCCAGGAGGAGGCCCGGCAGGCCTCGGCGGCCCGGCAGGCCGAGCGGATCGTCCTCACCGTCGGCTCGAACACCACGATCGTCGGCCTCGGCAGGGGAGCCGTCCTCGAGGGCGCCTCCCTCCAGGTCAGGAACGCGGACAACGTGATCCTCCGCAACCTCGACCTGCGCGACGCCTACGACTGCTTCCCCGTCTGGCAGCCCAACACCGGCGGCCTCGGCGACTGGAAGACGGCGTACGACACCATCTGGCTGACCGGCGCCACCCATGTCTGGGTCGACCACATCACCGCGAGCGACCGGGGCCACCCCGACGAGGACGAGCCCACCTACTTCGCCCGCAACTACCTCCGCCACGACGGCCTGCTGGATATCACCAACGGCTCCGACCTGGTCACCGTCTCCTGGAGCCGGTTCGCCGACCACGACAAGGCGATGCTGATCGGCAACAGCGACTCCGCGACCGGGGACCGGGGCAGACTCCGGGTCACCCTGCACCACAACCAGTTCGAGTCCGTCGTCCAGCGCGCCCCGCGCGTCCGCTTCGGACAGGTGCACCTGTACGACAACCGGTACGTGGTGCCGGAGGGCAGCGAGTACCGCTACTCGCTCGGCGTCTCCACCGAGTCCGCGATCCACGCCGAGAACAACGCCTTCCACACCCCCGGGCACATCGAGGTCGCCGACCTGGTCAAGAGCTGGAACGGCACCGCCCTGCACCAGAGCGGCACCCTCTTCAACGGCTGGCCCGTCGACCTGCTCGCCATCCACAACGCCTACAACAGCGGCAGCGAGCGCGATCTCACCGAAGACGTCGGCTGGGCGCCTACCCTGCACGGAAAGATCGACAGCGCCGCGGTGGCCGACCGCGAGGTGGCCCACGGCGCGGGCGCAGGGAGGATCCCATGA
- a CDS encoding RNA-guided endonuclease InsQ/TnpB family protein: MEQQVKRAFKYRFHPTDEQAAELSRTFGCALRHLQTAFGHFFAKRAEYPRYKSREKSRASAEYTRSAFTWRDGRLTPAKTTGPLDIRWSRQMPEGAEPTTATVSRDPADQTVVIEDLTVRNLVKNGRLARAISDVAWTDLRMMLEYECAWYGRELVVIGRFFPSGTQCGNRGTVREKLPLNVREWTCDNCGAVHDRDANAARDILAAGPAASACGDGVRPQRESSRTGRSSVKQETQRATAGIPRLQTGEEADAAPDRRVGERVRAG; encoded by the coding sequence GTGGAGCAGCAGGTCAAGCGGGCATTCAAGTACCGCTTCCACCCCACGGACGAGCAGGCAGCTGAGCTGTCCCGTACGTTCGGCTGCGCGCTGCGCCACCTTCAGACTGCGTTCGGGCACTTCTTCGCCAAGCGCGCCGAGTACCCCCGGTACAAGAGCCGCGAGAAGTCCCGTGCTTCGGCCGAGTACACCCGGAGCGCCTTCACATGGCGCGACGGGCGGCTGACTCCGGCGAAGACGACCGGGCCGCTGGACATCCGCTGGTCGCGTCAGATGCCCGAGGGTGCGGAGCCGACCACGGCGACCGTGTCCCGCGACCCGGCAGACCAAACGGTCGTGATCGAGGACCTCACCGTCCGCAACCTGGTGAAGAACGGCCGGCTCGCACGCGCCATCAGTGACGTGGCCTGGACGGACCTCCGCATGATGCTGGAGTACGAGTGCGCCTGGTACGGGCGCGAACTCGTCGTGATCGGCCGCTTCTTCCCCAGCGGCACACAGTGCGGGAACCGCGGCACGGTCCGAGAGAAGCTGCCGCTGAACGTCCGCGAGTGGACGTGCGACAACTGCGGCGCGGTGCACGACCGCGACGCGAACGCGGCACGCGACATCCTGGCCGCCGGGCCGGCGGCGTCTGCCTGTGGAGACGGTGTAAGACCTCAACGGGAGTCCTCCCGGACGGGGCGGTCGTCGGTGAAGCAGGAAACCCAGCGGGCGACCGCTGGAATCCCCCGCCTTCAGACAGGGGAGGAAGCCGATGCGGCTCCCGACAGGCGTGTGGGGGAACGGGTCAGAGCGGGCTGA
- a CDS encoding rhamnogalacturonan acetylesterase, protein MSLTRRQVTSAALAALPLGAVAATPARAATHRRRTVFIAGDSTAAQKYSDAAPETGWGMALPFFLCSGLPVANHAVNGRSSKSFVDEGRLDAVLAAIRPGDFLIVQFAHNDEKTTDPTRYTEPWTTYQDYLRMYLSGARAKGARPVLATPVERRRFDAEGNALPTHGEYPAAMRALAEEEGVALLDLQALSLALWQELGVEATKTYFNWTDTEQDNTHFNPPGAIAVARLVARELLRTRVLGPRDVVRLHDEIPTSWITWPDPS, encoded by the coding sequence GTGTCCCTTACCCGTAGGCAAGTCACCTCCGCGGCGCTCGCCGCCCTTCCGCTCGGTGCGGTCGCCGCCACACCGGCCCGGGCCGCTACTCATCGGCGCCGTACCGTCTTCATCGCCGGTGACTCCACCGCCGCCCAGAAGTACTCCGACGCCGCGCCCGAGACCGGGTGGGGCATGGCACTGCCCTTCTTCCTCTGTTCCGGGCTGCCCGTCGCCAATCACGCCGTCAACGGGCGCAGTTCCAAGAGCTTCGTCGACGAGGGGCGGCTGGACGCCGTTCTCGCGGCCATCAGGCCCGGCGACTTCCTGATCGTCCAGTTCGCGCACAACGACGAGAAGACCACCGACCCCACCCGCTACACCGAGCCCTGGACGACGTACCAGGACTATCTGCGGATGTACCTCTCCGGTGCCCGGGCGAAGGGCGCGCGGCCGGTGCTCGCCACGCCCGTGGAGCGGCGGCGGTTCGACGCCGAGGGGAACGCGCTGCCGACGCACGGGGAGTACCCGGCGGCCATGCGGGCGCTCGCCGAGGAGGAGGGCGTGGCGCTCCTCGACCTCCAGGCGCTGTCGCTGGCGCTCTGGCAGGAGCTGGGGGTCGAGGCGACGAAGACCTACTTCAACTGGACCGACACCGAGCAGGACAACACGCACTTCAATCCGCCGGGCGCGATCGCCGTGGCGCGGCTCGTCGCGCGGGAGCTGCTGCGGACCCGGGTGCTCGGACCGCGGGACGTGGTCCGGCTGCACGACGAGATCCCCACGTCCTGGATCACCTGGCCCGACCCGTCGTAG
- a CDS encoding carbohydrate ABC transporter permease has product MITKEATEVAPAPAPVTPAADRRPRDRHRAWDEVPRWQIYVPLSIYLVFTLVPFYWILLFALRPAGSTSLVPWPMTFDHFEKVWNERDFGVYFQNSVLTGVATLLLTTLVALTGGYALARFDFRIKRGFMLALLCTQFVPGALLLVPLFQIFAELKMINSLGSVIIAETVFQLPLSMILISGFIRNVPYSLEEAAWVDGCNRLTAFRIVVLPLLRPGLIAVGSFAFVHAWNHFLFALMFLSDQTKQTIPVGLNTLMSADSVDLGALAAGGIIAAVPVVIVFAFIQKWLITGFSAGAVKG; this is encoded by the coding sequence GTGATCACCAAGGAGGCCACCGAGGTCGCGCCCGCACCCGCGCCCGTGACCCCAGCCGCCGACCGGCGGCCGCGCGACAGGCACCGCGCCTGGGACGAGGTCCCCCGCTGGCAGATCTACGTCCCGCTGTCGATCTACCTGGTCTTCACCCTCGTCCCCTTCTACTGGATCCTGCTCTTCGCGCTCCGCCCGGCCGGCTCGACCTCGCTCGTGCCCTGGCCGATGACCTTCGACCACTTCGAGAAGGTCTGGAACGAACGGGACTTCGGGGTCTACTTCCAGAACAGCGTGCTCACCGGCGTCGCGACCCTGCTGCTCACCACCCTCGTCGCCCTGACCGGCGGCTACGCCCTCGCCCGCTTCGACTTCAGGATCAAGCGCGGCTTCATGCTGGCCCTGCTGTGCACCCAGTTCGTGCCGGGCGCGCTGCTCCTGGTCCCGCTCTTCCAGATCTTCGCCGAGCTGAAGATGATCAACTCGCTCGGCAGTGTCATCATCGCCGAGACGGTCTTCCAGCTGCCCCTGTCGATGATCCTGATCAGCGGCTTCATCCGGAACGTGCCGTACTCCCTGGAGGAGGCCGCCTGGGTCGACGGCTGCAACCGCCTCACCGCCTTCCGGATCGTCGTCCTCCCCCTGCTGCGGCCCGGGCTGATCGCCGTCGGCTCCTTCGCCTTCGTGCACGCCTGGAACCACTTCCTGTTCGCCCTGATGTTCCTCTCCGACCAGACCAAGCAGACCATCCCGGTCGGCCTGAACACCCTGATGAGCGCGGACAGCGTCGACCTCGGCGCGCTCGCCGCGGGCGGCATCATCGCCGCCGTCCCCGTGGTGATCGTGTTCGCCTTCATCCAGAAGTGGCTGATCACCGGCTTCAGCGCGGGGGCGGTGAAGGGATGA
- a CDS encoding carbohydrate ABC transporter permease, which translates to MAQAAAVAKPPAPPRRRRASATPRRLPYLLIAPAALLMLGFIAYPVISVFYYSLQNYNPTKPWRNGYAGFDNFVHAFTDDPQFWDTLTFSAKWVVVEVGLQLLFGLALALIVNQTFVGRALGRALVFSPWAVSGVLTSAIWVLLYNSQTGITRYLADMGIGEYGTSWLSDTSTVFPAAIVADLWRGVPFFAILILADLQSVSRDLYEAAEVDGASRLKQFWHITLPHLKDAIVLSTLLRAVWEFNNVDLLYTLTGGGPAGETTTLPLYIANTSVDAHNFGYASALTTVAFVILLFCSMVYLRLSKFGGEGK; encoded by the coding sequence ATGGCCCAAGCCGCAGCCGTGGCGAAACCGCCCGCGCCACCCCGGCGGCGCCGTGCCTCCGCCACGCCCCGCAGGCTCCCGTACCTGCTGATCGCGCCGGCGGCCCTGCTGATGCTGGGCTTCATCGCCTACCCGGTCATCAGCGTCTTCTACTACAGCCTGCAGAACTACAACCCCACAAAGCCGTGGCGGAACGGCTACGCGGGCTTCGACAACTTCGTCCACGCCTTCACCGACGACCCGCAGTTCTGGGACACGCTGACCTTCAGCGCCAAGTGGGTCGTCGTCGAGGTCGGGCTGCAACTGCTGTTCGGTCTGGCGCTGGCGCTGATCGTCAACCAGACCTTCGTCGGCCGGGCACTGGGCCGCGCCCTGGTCTTCTCCCCGTGGGCCGTCTCCGGCGTACTGACGTCCGCGATCTGGGTGCTGCTCTACAACTCCCAGACGGGCATCACCCGTTACCTCGCCGACATGGGCATCGGCGAGTACGGCACGAGCTGGCTGTCGGACACCTCCACCGTGTTCCCGGCGGCGATCGTCGCCGACCTGTGGCGCGGTGTCCCCTTCTTCGCGATCCTCATCCTCGCCGACCTCCAGTCCGTCTCGAGGGACCTGTACGAGGCCGCCGAGGTCGACGGGGCGAGCCGGCTCAAGCAGTTCTGGCACATCACCCTGCCCCATCTGAAGGACGCCATCGTCCTGTCCACGCTGCTGCGCGCGGTGTGGGAGTTCAACAACGTCGACCTGCTGTACACGCTCACCGGCGGCGGCCCGGCGGGAGAGACCACCACCCTCCCGCTGTACATCGCCAACACCTCCGTCGACGCCCACAACTTCGGCTACGCGTCCGCGCTCACCACGGTCGCGTTCGTGATCCTGCTCTTCTGCTCGATGGTCTATCTGCGCCTGAGCAAGTTCGGAGGTGAAGGCAAGTGA
- a CDS encoding PmoA family protein, whose protein sequence is MAQAPDAPVVLYVAGRPVGRYVTRPELPARLSPRPYLHPVTTLAGTMVTELTPADHLHHLGVGVAVPDVEGHNFWGGRTYVRDRGPTELDDHGVQRHHSFQLRDPDGFVEELRWIASATELLRERRTVAATELTDTAWALDFTFSLTNVTAAPLSLGSPATNGRPGAAYGGFFWRARKEDTAPDVFTAGTEGEAEVHGGRADWLALAGADWTLVFAGATDATRRDPWFVRTAEYPGVGSSLASADRLAIAPGDTAVRRIVTVVADGRLGRDEASALVRKAVSQ, encoded by the coding sequence ATGGCACAGGCACCCGACGCGCCGGTCGTGCTGTACGTCGCGGGCCGCCCGGTCGGCCGCTACGTCACCCGGCCCGAGCTGCCCGCCCGGCTCTCCCCGCGCCCCTATCTGCACCCCGTCACCACCCTGGCCGGCACCATGGTCACCGAGCTGACCCCCGCCGACCACCTCCACCACCTCGGCGTCGGTGTGGCCGTACCCGACGTCGAGGGGCACAACTTCTGGGGCGGGCGCACCTACGTCCGCGACCGGGGCCCCACCGAGCTCGACGACCACGGCGTCCAGCGCCACCACTCCTTCCAGCTCCGCGACCCCGACGGGTTCGTGGAGGAGCTGCGCTGGATCGCCTCCGCCACCGAGCTCCTGCGCGAGCGCCGTACCGTCGCGGCCACCGAACTCACCGACACCGCCTGGGCGCTGGACTTCACCTTCTCCCTCACCAACGTCACCGCGGCCCCGCTCTCCCTCGGCAGCCCCGCCACCAACGGGCGCCCCGGCGCGGCCTACGGCGGCTTCTTCTGGCGCGCCCGCAAGGAGGACACCGCCCCGGACGTCTTCACCGCCGGCACCGAGGGCGAGGCCGAGGTCCACGGCGGCCGGGCCGACTGGCTGGCGCTGGCCGGCGCCGACTGGACCCTGGTCTTCGCGGGCGCCACCGACGCCACCCGCCGCGACCCCTGGTTCGTCCGCACCGCCGAGTACCCGGGCGTCGGCTCCTCGCTGGCCTCGGCCGACCGCCTCGCGATCGCCCCCGGCGACACCGCCGTACGCCGGATCGTCACCGTCGTCGCCGACGGCCGCCTGGGCCGCGACGAGGCCTCGGCGCTGGTGCGGAAGGCGGTCAGCCAGTGA
- a CDS encoding Gfo/Idh/MocA family protein — MTIDIVLAGARGHGHWHLDNIRRLQDKGIVRLAGICELTPLTPDEIPEGLGTPEQSADFGALLDSTGARIAVICTPIPTHTDLALTAAARGVHLLLEKPPAPSYAEFRRMAEGVAEAGVVCQIGFQSLGSHAVPAIRRMIADGVIGEIAGVGGAGAWARAEAYFRRAPWAGKRRLNGVDVVDGALTNPLAHAVATALALAGATRAEDVTRIETELAHANAIESDDTSCVRVTTGGGLPIVVAATLCAEDPDDPYVVVHGKRGRITYWYKQDRVLLQRAGHGPEEFEYGRTDLLENLVEHLTDGTELLVPPAATEAFMRVVEAIRVAPDPVQLDQDTWHLLKDEDRRVVAGIDGLVAAAADTLALYSELGAPWALTTAHPKEVST; from the coding sequence ATGACCATCGACATCGTTCTGGCGGGCGCGCGCGGCCACGGCCACTGGCACCTGGACAACATCCGCCGGCTCCAGGACAAGGGCATCGTCCGGCTGGCGGGCATCTGCGAACTGACCCCGCTCACCCCGGACGAGATCCCCGAGGGCCTCGGCACCCCCGAGCAGTCCGCCGACTTCGGCGCGCTCCTCGACTCCACCGGCGCCCGGATCGCGGTGATCTGCACCCCGATCCCGACCCACACCGACCTGGCCCTCACGGCCGCCGCCCGAGGCGTGCACCTGCTCCTGGAGAAGCCGCCCGCCCCGTCGTACGCCGAGTTCCGCCGGATGGCCGAGGGGGTCGCCGAGGCCGGCGTGGTCTGCCAGATCGGGTTCCAGTCGCTGGGCTCGCACGCCGTGCCCGCGATCCGCCGGATGATCGCCGACGGGGTGATCGGGGAGATCGCCGGGGTCGGCGGCGCCGGTGCCTGGGCCCGCGCCGAGGCCTATTTCCGGCGGGCGCCCTGGGCCGGCAAGCGACGGCTGAACGGCGTCGACGTCGTCGACGGCGCCCTCACCAACCCGCTCGCGCACGCCGTCGCCACCGCTCTCGCGCTGGCCGGCGCCACCCGCGCCGAGGACGTCACCCGCATCGAGACCGAGCTGGCCCACGCCAACGCCATCGAGTCCGACGACACCTCCTGCGTCCGCGTCACCACCGGGGGCGGCCTGCCGATCGTGGTCGCCGCGACCCTGTGCGCCGAGGACCCCGACGACCCGTACGTCGTCGTCCACGGCAAACGCGGCCGGATCACCTACTGGTACAAGCAGGACCGCGTCCTGCTCCAGCGCGCCGGCCACGGCCCCGAGGAGTTCGAGTACGGCCGCACCGACCTGCTGGAGAACCTCGTCGAGCACCTCACCGACGGGACCGAACTGCTCGTCCCGCCGGCCGCCACCGAGGCCTTCATGCGCGTCGTCGAGGCGATCCGGGTCGCCCCCGACCCCGTCCAGCTCGACCAGGACACCTGGCACCTGCTGAAGGACGAGGACCGCAGGGTCGTCGCCGGAATCGACGGCCTGGTCGCGGCCGCCGCCGACACCCTCGCCCTCTACTCCGAACTGGGCGCCCCCTGGGCGCTCACGACCGCGCATCCGAAAGAGGTGAGCACCTGA